The nucleotide sequence TCTTCCTTTTCTCACCATGAATGCATCTTTGATACAAAAACATATACCGTCGACTCCAGATAATACAACGCCAAGGAGAGATGGCCGAGTACATTCGGCTTCTAATGCTGTGCATAAGAAGATCACATGCTCAGCATAGCTAGCTGACTTTGTTAGACACACCACAAACCCCGCGGTCCTTCATGCCAGTCCCCGACTAACATATTGAGCGGCGCATGTGCTGGTCCCAAGTCGAAATTAGAACCATTGCTGTGCTGATGCATGCATGGTTCCTCGATCTAAGCCATCGATCACCTACCAAAATGTAGTTGAGGACCTGCAACACTCATCCACTCGGAGCCGAGTGTGTGTATGGATGGAGTGATTGGCAGTCTTGGCTTCACCGAGAAGCCGAACTAGTCTTTAGCAAATGCCACTGGAACCGAATGATCCAGAGCAGCTTCTTGCAAATATACCAACGAATAGTACTGGTTATTTGATCCTTGCAGCCAAGGGCAGGACAAGTACTCCTCTTTGGCCATGGGAAACAAACACACGCAGGAAGCAGGAGATCACCTGCTAGAGAAGCCATATGCTGAATACAAACGCCTACTGAAAAGAAAGAGCACGCAGGAGCTGCTATCCCACGACTTGGTACTTCATCTTGACAGGCTCGATGATGTCGAACGCGCCCATCTTGTGCAAGAACCCCGACCAAGCCTTGATAACCCCATCAACGTCACGATCGGTGGAGAAGTTGCCTCCGCCGACGACGTGGGTCTCGACACCCTCGACTGCGCGCACGTTGTCGAAAAAGGGCCACAGCACGTCGTCGGTTGCGCACAACGCCAGAACTGGGCAGGCGATCTGGCGAAAGAGCGTCTCCTGGTCCAGATCCCACACCGCACCCAACGCCAGAGTGCGCCCCTTCCAGGCCCGAATGTGATCGATCGTCTCGCGGTGGTGCAGCTCCAGGTCCTTGGCGGACGGgttcggcggcagcggcggcggccccagCACGCCCATTTCACGGAGGAAATCCCAAGTCTTGACGAGGTGCGAGCCGTCAGGCGCGGGCTCGTCGAACGGTTCGAGGCAGCGGGACTTCATGAGCGAGCGCTGCGCCGCCGACATGATGCTCGGGCCGAGCAGCGTGAGGGACTTGATCATGAGGCCGCTTGGCGGCGGTCGGTACACGGCGGAGAGGTGCGGGTCGGATAATGGCGATTCCGCTGCGAGCTGGATGGCGAGGGCCGCGCCGGCGTGGTGGCCAAGGATGTGAATGGGGCGCGGGGTCATGGCCGAGAAGGAGACGCCGCTGAGGATGGCGCGCAGGGCGCTGGCGAGAACGTTGACATACCACGCGGTGCCGTCGCGCGCGATAACGGAGTTGTCATCTTCGGAGGGATCGAAGGAAGCGCCGAAACCTGGCATGTCGGGGGCTAGGCTGGTGAAGCCCTCGGTTGCGTAGTGAACCATGAGATCCTCGAACGCGGCCGACGAGGCCGCCACCTTGTGCAGGAATACCAGTACATCGTGGCGCTCCGCCATGCCGTACGGAGGCCTACCAGCTCGGTAGTGAAGCTGCCCGGACGGCGTGTCTACATATGCCTTGCGCACGTAGCCCTTGCTGGGGTTTGGAAACCCCGTGAGGAGACTTGTCGAAGCCATCATCTGTGTCGTCCCCGCCCCGGCCGTTGTGTGGAGACCATTGCAGCTCATTCTGTACGACAGATGGAGTGCGAGGCGGGGAGGCAGCTAAGTATGGTACTTTAGTCCTGGATAGAACGAACAGACTAGGAGGGGTTCGGAAGGTAATCTTTTATGGTTGAAAAGATGAGATGGGGCGAGTGATGGAATCTGGATCTCTTTGAGGGAGAGCTGAGAAGGCGTTGGCAAATCACCTATGTCATACCGGAATATACGGGGCTTCCTTCTACGAAACGGCCACACAGACTGAAAACTGTCCCGCTTAATAAATGATTCAACTACCATAATGCAAAGGACGTGCTCTTCCACGAGCTGGCGCAGCCTGCCTGTGATACAAACCGTCCAGCTTTGTGGGCGAGGCCCATTGTATTTTGACCAGTAAGGGATGGGACTGACGTCGCTCTACTACAGTACTTATGTTCGATGACTTCTATTGTGTTCCAGGGGGCTTGGGTCGCCAGACTTGCCCCTGTCGTCCCAAACACCGCAGCCTATCCAGTGACAGGCGCACGGCATCAGTGGGGTTCCTGCAGGGTACACCATGGTACGAAAATGGTTGATTCAtgctttgcaaacaaaaagtAAAGCTTGGTGGGTGACGGATAATGCTCAAAGTACTGCGTAGGTACTATGTCGGTACAGAAATCGGTTGAACTGCAGGGCCATTAATATCTTCGGAGCAACTGGTCCTGGAACTGTATGGGTTTTCGCTTGGCAAAAAAGCTTGACGTATTTTCCGTGTGACTGCTGGTTGACAAACATTGTCAAAAAAGAGGACCGGATTCAATGCTCCAGATTATTGCCAATGAATAACGGGTCTGCCATAATTTCCGTTTATGGTgctggaaagaaaaaaatcacaAAAATCGGGTACGATGGCAAAGGTTGTAAACAAGATTCAACTTTCAGTTGCTTTCATCGCAATGTCAAGTCGACTATGGGACGATTAACTATAACGCGACAAGGATGTAAATATCGGTATAACTGTATCCGATCTGAGAATTCAACATGACGGAGGCCTGATCGCCTTTACTAAGTTAGGTAGGCTGTCAAACCATGTGACTGCGTGGTGTTGGCGACTTTGTGGTTGAAGCTTACAACGTACTACAGGTATGTACTTCGTACATTGCCGGCAAGCCGGATGCACCATACAAGAAAAACCACTACCACGCACAGcgtggttaacaaacaagcAGAATAATCAATCATTCAAGCAGTACTACTGGTTGGTAGCCATACTTCAGTGTTAATGCGACAAAACACAGTGTGTCAAGCAATTGTCAAAATGCACTCCGGCTTCGGCGATAAAGCATGCATCGGCTGGCTGGCGATGGCAAACGCGGCCTGGTGGACATGAATTTCTTCGAAAAGGGAAAAACCCGATAGCTGCGAGACCGGGACAGCCGGGGTTTTGGAAATTTCTGGGGTACTTGGCTTATCAGATCCTCTCGCCACTAACAAAATGACTGCTGTCATGGCTGCGTTTCTGTTAGCACACCCAATGCCACAGACCCATCAAAGTTGTTGCGGGGTTTGCCTGCGGACCAATCGGCGTTTGCCATGGGAATGACATAGTGCATTGTGCTTTGTTTGCCCCGTTTCGACTGTCAAAAAGTTCTTGGGCTCTTTTTCTCAGAACGTCTAGGCCTTCTTCCAGAACAGACACTCGCTCCAACCTTGAAAATCTCAATCAAACAATTCATCAACAACGACCCTGCAAGACCAAGTCACCGTCAAACCACTCGAGAACACCGATATCTAAGGATACCCAACAAGACACTGCGAATTAAACAACCGAGCTACGAACCCTTTTGGAAATAATATTCGAGCCGGCCATCATCCCCGAGCCGAGCAGAAATAATACCGCACACCCCAAACCACATTCACACACACATCAGCGACGATGCAGTCATTACGCAACGCCCTCCGTGTTTCCGCCAGGACGACCCTGCAGCGCGGCGCACCCGCGCTATCTCGGCGCGCCCCGATTGCAGCCGTGACGCCGGTTCAGACGCGATCCTACCATGAGAAAGATATGTCCCCTCAACAACCGCTGAATCAAATATCGCAACCGGAAGCGAAATAACTTGGACGCGCAGCTAACAATGCAGGCCTTCCCCTCAGATACTGATCGACCACTACACGAGGCCCCGGAATCCCGGATCCATGGACCGCAAGGACCCCATGGTTGGCACGGGACTTGTCGGCGCGCCGGCTTGCGGCGACGTTATGAAGCTGCAGATCAAGGTCGACAACGGCACCATCACGGATGCCAAGTTCAAGACCTTTGGCTGCGGCTCGGCCATTGCGAGCTCCAGCTACCTGACGGAGCTGGTCAAGGGCATGCGGATAGAGGATGCGGCCAAGATTCGCAACACCGATATCGCCAACAACCTACACCTCCCGCCAGTTAAGCGTAAGTCTTGGATGAACTTTGGGATGCAAGTTGGGGTTGTCAAAATGGGAGAAAGCATTGCGCTGACATTGTGATTATATAGTTCACTGCTCTATGCTTGCTGAGGACGCCATCCGCGCCGCTATCGCCGATTATCACACCAAGAACCCGCCCACGAACTTGGGCAAGTCTGAGGTCAAGACTCTCGAGATGGAGAAGTAAGGTGGGTCACGAAAGGAGGAATTTTGGTCTTTGTTCGTTTGATAGGTCGGTCCAGAGGGTCCAAAGGATCAAAATTGTTTTGATGCATATTACTCGGACGTACGGACTCGGCTGCGAAGCCGGAAATTCGGGCAAGAGATTGGGACGTAGCAGCGGCCCGTCGGTTATGAACACCAGACGTGGACGCACTGAGAGTTGGCTGGTTTGTCTTCACTCGATGTATTTAATATTGCAATGATACCTCGGTCTTTCTCATTTGGTCACTGTCATGCATGATGCACTAGCTGTGTGGACATTGGAATATTGTACAGCACGTTGGATAGGTACAGAGAGCGTCATCGAAGACTCGAGGTGCGGCTAACAGCGTTCAAGTGCACGATTTATAATACACAAGAGAGACTTGCAAGCAATATACCAATCAGTCAGCTGCAATGACTCAGAGGTTCTTTGACAGTACTGCCGATGGCTTATCCCGCCTGCGGAGATGTGCCAGATCTGTAGCTGAAACTTTGCCGAATTCCTTACTTGAACGTAGAGGTTAGGACAAGCAAGCTCCAGAGCCGGCAAGCATCGGCACGCCGGACAATAATGTCAACTGTTGGGTGTTGAGTTGAGGTTTTCACGTCCACTTCTCAACATGTAGTTGCGATTATTGGGGGGGGGTtacccccttttttccccttcccTCAAAACCTTTCTGTTCCTTGCCTTGAGTTCAATGTGTCCCGTCCCCTCTacctctagaactagtaccAGACTAGCAAAAACCACTGTAGCTGCGAGGTGCCTGTTGTGATGCAAATGGCTCGCGTCGTCCGATACACGTGACCTAAAACTGTTACATAAGACAGTGTGAGTCGTCACTCATGATAGAAAGACCCACAGGAGCTTTCTCACCAGGGTCAATCCCTTCCGTCTTTCTCACTTCACGATCGAAAAGTCATGATCTTTTTGGCCACACCAATGTATGAACTACCAACGTATATGTTACCACCATTGGCCATTTCTTGGTCACCGAAACCAGGGTGACAAGGATTTGATGTCTTGaacaggggtttttttttctttgccaagAATGGATACAGCCGCTGGAATTATAGGCAGCCAACGTTCTTCGTCGCCTGAGGATGGCACCTACAAACCACCAGAAGGACTAGAAGATGGATACGATTCTGCCGCCACTGCAGGAGGTAATGGATCCAGGGATGGCAACTACCAAGTAGATGCTGATCCTTCTGAATGGGATCTCGACACCGACGATGTCCGCTCGATCTCGTCAACGGAGCTGCGCGAGGCTCGGCCAAACCGTTGGAAGGGACCAGCATCGACGTGGCGGGCTTTGACTGAACAGGACCGCCTGACTCATGAGGCGTTTGTGTCTTTGCGAAACCAGGACCTCTCTGCTCACCTGTACACCGCGTTTGCGCTCAAGCGCCGAGGACACATGCAAGGTAGTGGCGACGCCGAGACGGACAACGACGCAGAAGACGAAGAGGACGGTGATTTTGATGCCGTCACGGGCGCCCGCGTGCGCGGGTCTTCCTGGGTACCGCCAAAGTCTTGGACCGCCTGGCCTCTGCGCTCCCACCTTGTCCCCAACGACTACGAGTTGATGACAGCCTCGGCATCAGGAGATCCTCTGGATTCTTACACGCTGCGACGGACCGTAGTGCCGGAGGAAGGCTCCTCACGACCTGCTGCAGCTCTAGAGGATCTACTCTGCGCCACTATGGTGCGGACTGCAACAGATCGGTTTCGTCGACGACAGGCCCTAGGCCATGTCGACAGCGAGAATAACCCCGTCTCTCTACATGACCAGCAGGAGCGGCCGGGTACGCCCAGCGATCAATCAGAGGGTGGCGCATGGCCTAACAGTAGTCCGCCCTCGGCGCAGCTGCACTCATCTTCGCCACCCAGAGCCAGTCCCACGTACGCGATTGAAGACAGAACCTACATTCCCTCGGCTGCAACTGACGATGACAAATCCCACACTCTTCTACGTCCCGCCGCCCGCCGAATTCTGGAATCTCTGGATGCGACGTTGCTTCGGCTTCACGACGCCCGCGTTCAGGCAACTATGGATCTGTCCGAGCCTTCGGGGACTTCCTCTTCGGAGCAGGAAGAGGAGATAGAACCGTCAGGACACGAATCAGCCACTTCGGGCAGCAGGAAGCGTAGTCGTGGACGGCCGCGCAGTACAAAACCCATCGTGCCCCCTAAGTTCATGCAACCAGAGAGACCTGAACAAGGGAACAAGAGGAGGGTCGGACGGCCCAAGAGAGTATACGTTCCGCAGGATGGAGAGACGGAGACCGAAATGTTAATTCGTGTGGCAAAAGAAAGGCATGAGAGGATACCTGTGTTTAACGACAGCAAGGAacattcgcgcagggaggcGTCGACAGATGGGGGGTCTACCAACAAGAAACCTTCAAAACCCAAGTCCAGTCGTTCAAAAGGGAGCGTCATTCTGAAGCTCGTGGGCGAGACTGAGCGGCAATATCAAGTCAGAGTGGCCAGGGAAAAACATTTGAAGTTGCCTGAGTTTCTTTCTGACGATGAAGACGCCCCGGAAGATGCGACGCGATCCCTTAGACCGGACGTTGTTAAGCAGGATTTTGCCGCGGAGATGGAGGTGGACGAGGAGCTGACCACCGAAGAGGCCGTGGAGAGGAAAATccgccaaaagaaaacaacaatGAGTCGATGGCCACTGCGCAACTGGAgtgatgtcgtcggcgccgCTGCGCTCGCGGGCTTCTCGCCGGCGGTCGTTGCGCGTGTGACGCAGCGGTGCGCGAATCTCTTTGGCCAGACCATGGAGATGCACACCATAACCGAAGCCCCGATAGCTGGGAGGCGGAAGCGGAAGCGCTCTGGCATGGTTACGAAGGCGTACCGGCCCGGCGGGCCATTGTCGGACACATCACTCACATCCGGAGGCGAGGATGGCAGCGACACAGATAGCAGAGTCAGCGACAGCAGCGCCGGCCTTATCAAGAAGCAGCGCCTGCGGAGCTTGAGTCGCGAGCCTGCCCTGCGCGGCCGCGTCGCCGTGGGGTCATCGTCTGACGAGGAACCCGACCGCGACGCCAGCGTCAGGGTTAGAGGTCGGAGGGCGAGCAGTGTACCGGCACCTGATCTGGGCTTCTTTTGCCCGCACGCGGCCTGCAGCAGGTTCACCAAGGCTTTCACACGTCGGGACAACCTGGCTCGTCACTTGAGGCTCGTGCATGGAGAGGCGGATCCCGGTTACGGCCAGAGCCGAAGCCGGAGTCGGAGTCGCGGGCCTGGTCAAAGCGAAGATGATGGTGGCGAGGAAGATGAGTTCGAGGGCGGGGAAGACAGTGTGGATGAGATGGATGGTGCTGTTCACGTCGATGGGTTCCTCAAACCCATCAAGATCAGGCAGGGATGGCGGGCGGAGGATGTTATGAAGAGGAGAGATAAGGGTGAATTGGTTGGTACTGGCCGGCGGGGCCGGAGCAGACGAAGGAGACGAGACTCTGATGGTTACGAATCTTGAtggctttttgtttgttggcaAAAGCTACGATGAGACTGGGGTGCATAAACCCACATTCTGATATCCAATTTGATATACCCAATACGCCTTCACATTGTCTCGCTCTTCAAATTCCCCATAGTGCAATACCGCCCGCATACCACACCGCTGGGCATGGCCAGAAGCTTACGCAAAGATAGCCTGCCGTGCGATTGACTGTAATCGTTTCATGCCTCTGGAGGTCAGCGTGGATGCTTCGGTCCCGAGTAATCACTATCAGATTATTAGCCCTCCAGCCAGGGCATTATCCGCTGCAGAATAAGTATCCGAAACCCGCTTAGTGTTTTGGGCTTGTTTAAAATACCCAAAAAACTTGGTATCAATACCACCATCCCTCCTAGCTGGTTGACCGCTTGGCTCGGTGGTGATGTCGTCTGAACCGCTGTGGTAAAGATGGAGGGTTCGCTGTCTCGGATTTCTGGTTTGTGGCATGATGGATGATTGGGTCGCAAAGTGCagctcgccgccggcgtGGGAAGACACAACCGGACTTGGCAAATGAGTGCCAACGCAGCCAGGCCAGAAACCTGGAGCAACTTCATGGTTGAGAACTGTTGGCTGTGGTATGACGTGACAGGTGGGTTTTCTCAGTATTAGTCTCTTTTCGTATTTTCATCTCTCTCTTTATATTTAAATGCTTGGGTTGTTTGGGGCTATAAAGTTCTTTCTTGCTTCGGTGTAGTTTGCTGACGAGATTGAAGCCGGATCACTGACTGCCTAGACCTGTTGGAAATACTGAGGAGTTCTCTATGAAGTACTCATGTCGCAAAGCTGAATACACTCTGCCCAAAATTACAAAAACCGACGCATGTATTAAATCTTGGTTCCAAGTCAATTACTATAGCAAAGTCAGCCTTCATCACAGATGCGCTCATCCCTTGAGGACCCAATGGGTGACATATCACATTATGAGCAAAAGGGAAGATGTGAGATTATCTGCAGTTTCTAGAACGAATCGCCCAAAAAATGCTAAACAGTGACCACGAACAACCAAAAAGCAAGTAAGCCGGGGTTAATATCCGGCCTGGTTCATGGCTAAGAAAGGATCGGTGCAGTAACACACCGACCCAATGAAAAGACTCTGGGGGCGGCCGGGCCTTAAATTAGAGGTGGCAGCATGCAGAACGCTTTTTCAGACCCTCGACTCTGGCTAGGTCCTGTGAAATATGCAGGTTGTTTCCTATCAAGGAGGCTCGGCAAATTGTGCTTGGCCCTAAAAAAGGGGATGGATGATTTACACGAtgactaggtaccttaggtgcGTTCAATCACCTTATCATGTCAGCACCTTATTTGCTTACACCCTCCAGCCTCCAGGTTCACAGTACGGCCAGTATAGCTGGTTGTTCAGGCCATTACCAAAACCTCTGCCATCAGTCACCGTAGGCGCTGTATATATTAGCCCCAACCGGTGTCCTCTCAGAGATATTTCCTGTCCACAGCATGGGCAAACGCTTTTTTCATATCAAAGACCTCAAATCATACAGATGGCAAAACGTCCAATCTCATTTCATGGTATCACTCGTGTCAGTAGCTTCTCTGTACAAaaggaaaaacaaaacatcGAATAACCACTTGCCTGCCAAGAGCGATTAGGGTATGCATAATGACATTCATGTCCAagacgaagaagaaaaaccacACCGATGCTTTGAATGCCCAAGAGAAAGATTAAAACAACGCCATGTTTCCCAAGCGCACCACAGGTATGCAAAAAAGAGTACAAGACAAAGAgatagaaaaaaagaaaggttaTTCGTAAAAATCCATCCGACGGTTTTCATAGCCAGAGGAGCCACCTTCCAACACCAATGACCCCCCTGCCCACGCCGAGAAAGACCctcgcgacgacgacgaccgcCCAGACGAACCACATGAACCCGACAAGCCACCACTCAACTGCCAGCCAGCCTGCGCGCCTAACCCACCGGaatcgccgtcgccgtcgccgcagGAGCTTCTCGATTATGTCCACTGCCCGCTTGACCTGCAGCCGCTGTCCGTCAACCAAGTCGCGACCCATATGGTCCGCCTCGTCCGCCCCCGTCCGGACGAGACTCGACAGGTCGACTGCGACCTGGTATCGGAGGGCGTCGATTCGAGACATGAGGGAAGGTGTCGTGCGCGTCGCGAATACCTCTGACTGTTGGTGCCACTGCTGCGCCAGCCGCTGCATGGCATCGGCCGCGGAGAGGGCCTCATCTCTGTGCTTGGCCGCAAGGCTGGAAAGTGGATACGGGTAATGTTGCTGCAACATCAGCCCCGTGCCAGCGTGTCTGTCCAAAGAAACCGAGTCCTCTGTGTCCGTCAGGCCGCGAGAAGCAATCTCTGATGCCATTATTCCCGTACGTAATACATGTACGCGTTGTCGTAAAACCTCGCGTCTGTCTATGCCTTGTCTCTTGTTTGGATGAGGCTCACGAGGTGGCCACTTTGCGGCCGAATCTTCGCCCCTAGCTTCTGTCGTGACGTGGTCGCCTTTGGTCTTTGTCTGCTTCCCTAAACCCTGGATGGGGAAAACAGGCGATGCGCTTGGCGAAGTGGGTGTCGCAGCTTGTACATCAAGCCTGGGTGGTTTGAGTAGCTCAAATCTTGAAGAGCGCCGGCTAATTGGAAGCGACATTGGAGACCCGAGATCAGGTGATAATAGCCCACCCCCTGGGCTGTGCATTCCACTTCTTTCAAGTGCATCAGACCACAGGTCCTTGTTAGCTTGGTCGGACGGCGTATGTGGGTGCAAAACTTTCGGGTTGCCGAGTTCGAGCGTGCTCTTTCGGGATTCGTCGCGACGATGGCCCCTTTTCCTACCGCTGGTAATATCCGTATCCGAGCCCTCAGAATCGGAGCTGGCAGCGTCTGCTCCTGTCTGTTCTACGTCTGACCTGTGAGGCGACAGAGCCGTCTCCACCGTGGAAGATTCTTTTCTCCACAGAAGATCACCAACTTTGGAGACACCGGAACGCAGAACACTATCGATGCGAGGTGGTGCTTTGCTGAAGAAACCACGAAGCCCAGAGTCCTCCCGCTTAATCTCGCCCGTGTGGCTCTTCTGCAACTTAGCGTTGCTGGTATCGGTTCTCGATGTGACCTTACGCGGGGGCGAACCATATTTCTCCCTTGGCGATGGCGATGGTTTGAGCTTTTCCGGAGGTACCAAGGCACGAGGAGGGGATTCAATCAGTCCAGGCGATACTGCTCCAAGCGACTGGTCATCGAGGATAGCACCGGGCGTGGCGGGATCCGGACCACCACGCACTCTGCTGCGGCTTCTGTCACGCTGAAGCTTCTGCTTGACACGGCTGAAAGGGTTTCGACTCGGCGAGCCAGACCTACTGTGGGTAGGAGACAGGTCCTTGCCGATTGGTGGGAGCACAAAACTACTGACACCCTCGGTTCCTCGCACGCCTCGCATGTCTGGTGATGTAGGTCGCGAGGAGTCGTAGTCTATAGAGGGGCGTCGTTGTCGAGGGCCCCAGAAACTTGGCACATCCAAGCTGTCACGGCCTTGACCTGGACTGCCTGGAGACGCAGGTCCACTTGGAAGTTGAGGCTGGAACCTATGAGGAGTTCTGCCGCGGTTGTTGGTCTCTGAAGCACTTTGTAAGTCTTTGATTAAGTTGTCTTTTGAGTTGAAGCGGCTTTGCGGGCGGCTTGGGCCCGCAGAATTGGTCTTGACTCTCTCAGGTGTACTTAGAGCCGTAGGGCTTGAGACTGGTAGATACGGCTTTGCATTCGCGCCGCTCGAGTTGGAAGCCGTCATTTGTTGCTCAAGGGACTTCCTACTCTCCTGCGCAATCATTTCCAGCATCTGTTTCTCGAGTGCGTCCCTGTCACTGGCGGTGATGGTCTGGCTGCGCACCATGCGTTTCTTCCGGGATCCAGCTTCAGATTCAGACTCGTCTGATATCGAACCTTTACGGAACCTTAGAAGCTCGTGTGCATGGACTGAACTGCTATGGCGGTGGTGAAGCCCTCTCAATTTCTGTAGCTTCTCTCTTGCACCGCTCGGCATGTGCTGTCTATATCTTGACACTTCCTCTGACGATTTTCGATGGTCTGAGGAAGTGGACGACCGCCCCTGTTCAATAGTATCTTTCATGGTAGTGGTAGGGGCAGGGGCCGCAGCGGATGAAGCTGTTGAGGATGCCGCAGCAATTGCAGCAGCAATCGCACCACCAGGTGTCGCAGATGAAAGGCTGTGGTCCTTCCAGTGAGACCATGCTCTATGACGGCCATGGGCCTGTGGGAAGACCCGTCTGTAGTTTCGATCTTCCACATACTTCTTGTTGTCGCCCTGCTCGAGCCAGTAAATATCTGCAAGCAAGTCTGCTGGATTGGTGACCCAGTCTACCCTCGGCCTTTTAGGCTTTGAAGAAGCCATAGGCCCACTGGTTGTTGCGCCTGTGGTAGACGATGTATTCGCTTGGTCTTGGGCAATAATCTTGTCGGCCGCCTCGAACGTGGGCAAAACCGCGTTCCCGCTTCCTCTCGTCGCCGCGAGGCCTGAAATATGCCCCACCCACTCGGTGACGTTCTTGACATCGCCGAAGCCCTGTGCATCTCCATCGATGGCCTTCCGCTCACGAGCCCTCACTTTCCGATTCCGTATATATTGCAGTGGGTTGTACTCGCGGCCGAGTCTCACCATCAGCTCGTTCTCCATATATGACGGGGCTCCGGTGCCTGGGGGATCAGTCGGCTTTAGAGGTGGCACTAAGTCGAGGACACGCCTGTATTGCGCCAGCAGCTCCAAGTGATCCTTGGCCTTTTGTACACGAGCAAGTGTTGACGGTGAGATATGGTAGCGAAAGCCGCTGGCATCTCCCCCCAAGTCGAAAGAGGCATGCAGCGGGCTTGCGACCCTGGCTTGTTGACCAGCGGGACCACCTGATGAGGAGGATACAAGTCTGCTGGCTCTCGGAGACATGTTGCGTGAGGATCGCCTCTGCTGCTGGAGATGCTGCCTCAGGCCGCCTGTCAACGAGCCATCCGGCATTGGTGCTAAGCTTGGAGGTATCGGCTGTGAACTGTTTCGTCTTGCAGCTAAACGCCGCGATTCGCTTAGGCTTAAAGCCATGTTCACAATGTGGGTAGAGTCTAGATCAAGGCTATGTCTAGCTGAGGAGGAAGATGACTTTGATGAAGCTGTACCTGGTGGCAACCCAGGCAGGCCGGTCTCGATGTATTTGTTGACCTGGTCTTCATATATTACACCTTCGCCTTGTGTTGCTATTCCCGTGGAAGAAGACGAGCCGGTGGACCTCGAGATAACGGTAGTATCTAGTCTTTGTGAGGCTGCATATGGCCTCTGGCGTAGGTTATTCCCTGACTTGAGCAGCGGAGGGTTCGATCCAGGGACCCGACCCAGAGGCTGCGCACTAGAAGTTTGCAACTGCTCGGTTATTTCGTCTACCCCAGAGCCTGTAGCGACATTTTTCATAGGCCTCAATGGCGTATGAGAGGCGGGCGGCAACCCTTGCCTCTGCCACAAGCTGCTATCGCGCGCGGCGGAATCTGAAGGGGTGCCATCGAACAAAGGCCCCGACAAAAGAAATGCGCTGCTCGATCGATTCTTGTGCGTGCGCGAGCGAGAGACCCCACTGCTCCGGGTATTGGGCTTCGCGGTGGTGGCTGCATTATGGTGTTGCCG is from Pyricularia oryzae 70-15 chromosome 2, whole genome shotgun sequence and encodes:
- a CDS encoding iron sulfur cluster assembly protein 2 — protein: MDRKDPMVGTGLVGAPACGDVMKLQIKVDNGTITDAKFKTFGCGSAIASSSYLTELVKGMRIEDAAKIRNTDIANNLHLPPVKLHCSMLAEDAIRAAIADYHTKNPPTNLGKSEVKTLEMEKSVQRVQRIKIVLMHITRTYGLGCEAGNSGKRLGRSSGPSVMNTRRGRTESWLHVG